The following coding sequences are from one Bradyrhizobium sp. WSM471 window:
- a CDS encoding 4Fe-4S dicluster domain-containing protein, which yields MPPLKELPTRPDPAGRSKLNRRQALSLLATGMAGGLAACSKPDEQILPYVRMPERIVPGEPLKFATTLALAGIGRGVIVTSIDGRPIKVEGNPRHPGSLGATDVFAEAAVLSLYDPDRSRTILHDGAIAPREALNRALVTELSEARSSQGKGLRLLTGRTTSPTLLRQIDELLEAFPAASWHAYDPTDDENARQGAQLAYSQPVSSIADFAKARVIVALDADPLGHGPDQIRIGRGYATGRGDANAFSRLYCLESALTLTGAKADERLALRPEAIERFSAILAREFGATTGATELPERERLLLQQIMADLNSHKGEALVIAGPAVSREVHALVHWINAKLNAPIRLIDPIDRTPSGKQAGSLEQLASDLDAGRVRQLVMIGANPAYDAPADLRFEARAQKATFRLHMGEYADETAAVANWHVPQRHRLETWSDLRASDGTASIVQPLIKPLYESFSEHELLAWLSGEEDASSHELVRQTWQGMASADFEAWWRRVLHDGLIAGSGATALSTAAPLLPPLPDAEPHDLQDDEIRLVLRPDPCLWDGSYANNAWLQECPKPLSKQVWGNALALHPDQATRLGLTSGDVVTVAANGRSIEVPVLTDPGMAMGVGALALGGGRQKAGAIGNGVGASAYTIRTSDNSWRLPQVAIKRTGRREPILTTQNVVRTPEDVRELYPQYRLGQSLPPSANPDPPSLMPPAVKSGDGHAWAMVIDTSVCIGCNACVLSCQAENSIPVVGPEQVAMGRDMHWMRVDAYDHGTPDSPQLGFQPVPCMHCEHAPCEPVCPVAASVHDSEGLNAQVYNRCIGTRFCEANCPYKVRRFNFFGYADGEEYGNLGAESYRGQKNPEVTVRARGVMEKCTYCVQRISGARRASERENRPLGPHEVQTACQNACPTRAISFGDLNQADAEINHRKADPRHYALLGHLGTRPRTTYLADVRNPAPSEPERRT from the coding sequence ATGCCACCGCTGAAGGAATTGCCGACGCGGCCCGATCCTGCCGGGCGCAGCAAGCTCAATCGCCGTCAGGCGCTCAGCTTGCTGGCGACCGGCATGGCCGGTGGACTCGCGGCCTGCAGCAAACCCGACGAGCAGATCCTGCCTTATGTCAGGATGCCGGAGCGCATCGTTCCCGGCGAACCGCTGAAATTTGCGACGACGCTCGCGTTGGCGGGGATCGGTCGCGGCGTGATCGTGACTTCGATCGACGGCAGGCCGATCAAGGTGGAGGGCAACCCGCGTCATCCGGGCAGCCTGGGTGCCACCGACGTTTTCGCTGAAGCAGCCGTTCTTTCGCTTTACGATCCCGACCGCTCGCGCACGATCCTGCACGATGGCGCGATTGCGCCGCGCGAAGCGTTGAACCGAGCGCTGGTGACCGAACTCTCCGAGGCCCGCAGCAGCCAGGGTAAAGGCCTGCGCTTGTTGACCGGGCGCACCACCTCCCCGACTCTGCTGCGCCAGATCGACGAATTGCTTGAGGCGTTCCCGGCCGCATCGTGGCACGCTTACGATCCAACGGACGACGAGAACGCGCGACAAGGCGCGCAGCTCGCTTATAGCCAGCCTGTGAGCAGCATTGCCGATTTCGCAAAGGCCCGCGTGATCGTCGCGCTCGATGCCGATCCGCTCGGGCATGGCCCCGATCAGATTCGGATTGGCCGCGGTTACGCAACCGGCCGCGGCGACGCGAATGCCTTCTCGCGTCTCTATTGTCTTGAGAGCGCACTCACGCTCACCGGAGCAAAGGCGGACGAACGTCTGGCGCTTCGTCCCGAGGCAATCGAGCGGTTCTCAGCGATCCTCGCGCGGGAGTTCGGCGCGACGACCGGCGCAACCGAACTTCCGGAGCGCGAGCGCCTGCTGCTTCAGCAGATCATGGCCGACTTGAACTCGCACAAGGGAGAGGCGCTCGTCATCGCGGGCCCGGCAGTGTCCAGGGAAGTCCACGCATTGGTGCATTGGATCAATGCCAAGCTCAATGCGCCCATTCGGCTCATCGATCCCATCGATCGTACGCCGTCCGGCAAGCAGGCGGGATCGCTCGAACAGCTCGCAAGCGATCTCGACGCCGGACGCGTGCGTCAGCTCGTGATGATCGGCGCCAATCCCGCTTACGACGCACCAGCCGATTTGCGGTTCGAGGCGCGGGCGCAAAAAGCGACATTCCGCCTGCATATGGGCGAGTACGCGGACGAAACCGCGGCTGTCGCGAACTGGCATGTCCCGCAGAGACATCGTCTCGAAACGTGGTCGGATCTGCGAGCCAGCGACGGGACGGCCAGCATCGTCCAGCCTCTGATCAAGCCGCTCTACGAGAGCTTCAGCGAGCACGAGCTTCTCGCCTGGCTGAGCGGGGAAGAGGACGCAAGTTCTCACGAGCTGGTGCGGCAGACCTGGCAAGGCATGGCTTCTGCCGATTTCGAGGCGTGGTGGCGGCGCGTGCTGCACGACGGCCTCATTGCAGGAAGCGGTGCCACTGCACTTTCGACGGCTGCTCCGCTTCTGCCGCCGCTCCCGGACGCCGAGCCCCACGATCTGCAGGATGACGAGATCCGTCTAGTCCTGCGCCCTGATCCTTGCCTGTGGGACGGCTCATACGCCAATAACGCATGGCTGCAGGAGTGTCCGAAACCGCTCAGCAAGCAAGTCTGGGGCAATGCGCTGGCGCTGCATCCGGATCAGGCAACCCGCCTCGGTCTCACATCCGGGGACGTCGTTACGGTCGCCGCGAACGGCCGATCGATCGAGGTGCCCGTGCTGACTGATCCCGGGATGGCCATGGGCGTCGGCGCGCTCGCGCTTGGTGGGGGGCGGCAAAAGGCCGGCGCGATCGGCAACGGCGTCGGCGCCAGTGCCTACACGATCCGAACCTCCGATAATAGTTGGCGCCTTCCGCAAGTTGCGATCAAGCGGACAGGACGCCGGGAGCCGATTCTCACGACGCAGAACGTCGTTCGCACGCCAGAGGACGTCCGCGAGCTCTATCCACAATACCGGCTCGGGCAATCCCTGCCCCCGTCGGCAAATCCCGATCCTCCAAGCCTAATGCCCCCGGCCGTGAAGTCGGGCGACGGCCATGCCTGGGCGATGGTGATCGACACATCGGTTTGTATCGGTTGCAATGCTTGCGTGCTCTCTTGCCAGGCCGAGAACAGCATTCCCGTGGTGGGGCCGGAGCAGGTGGCCATGGGACGCGACATGCACTGGATGCGCGTCGATGCCTATGATCATGGCACGCCGGATAGCCCGCAACTCGGCTTTCAGCCCGTGCCGTGCATGCATTGCGAGCACGCGCCTTGCGAGCCTGTCTGCCCTGTCGCCGCATCCGTTCACGACAGTGAGGGCCTCAACGCGCAGGTCTATAATCGCTGCATCGGCACCCGCTTCTGCGAGGCGAACTGCCCTTACAAGGTTCGGCGCTTCAACTTCTTCGGTTATGCCGACGGTGAGGAATACGGCAATCTGGGCGCGGAATCCTATCGCGGCCAGAAGAACCCGGAGGTGACCGTACGCGCCCGCGGCGTCATGGAAAAATGCACCTACTGTGTCCAGCGCATCAGCGGCGCACGTCGCGCCTCGGAACGCGAGAACCGGCCGCTCGGTCCACACGAGGTGCAGACTGCCTGTCAGAACGCATGCCCGACCCGCGCCATCAGCTTCGGAGACCTGAACCAGGCTGACGCAGAGATCAACCACAGGAAAGCCGACCCGCGCCACTATGCCTTGCTCGGCCACCTCGGCACGCGGCCGCGCACCACCTATCTTGCCGACGTGCGCAATCCCGCACCTTCGGAGCCGGAGAGGCGGACATGA
- a CDS encoding cytochrome c3 family protein, which produces MQLFRPGANTIATVMIAAIGAAPVLAVGLSYEVMRSPYVTNQNITRNQPVPFSHEHHVSGLGLDCRYCHTSVEKARFAGIPPTETCMTCHSQIWTNAQMLAPVRESLVKNKPLAWQRVHRLPDYVYFDHSVHVAKGVGCTTCHGDVGGMPLMRQAAPLTMQWCLDCHRSPERYLRPREAVFDPNWQTPKNQAEVGPKLAAGYHINTGHLTDCTICHR; this is translated from the coding sequence ATGCAGCTTTTCCGCCCCGGCGCGAACACGATTGCGACGGTGATGATCGCGGCAATTGGAGCAGCGCCGGTGCTTGCAGTTGGGTTGTCCTATGAGGTGATGCGATCCCCTTACGTGACCAACCAGAACATCACGCGGAATCAGCCGGTGCCGTTCAGTCATGAGCATCACGTGTCGGGCCTCGGTCTCGACTGCCGCTACTGCCACACCTCTGTAGAGAAGGCGCGCTTTGCCGGCATCCCGCCGACCGAGACCTGCATGACCTGCCACTCCCAAATCTGGACCAACGCGCAGATGCTGGCGCCGGTGCGCGAGAGTCTGGTCAAAAACAAGCCGCTGGCATGGCAGCGCGTCCACCGCCTCCCCGACTACGTTTATTTCGATCACTCGGTCCACGTCGCAAAAGGTGTCGGATGCACCACCTGTCATGGCGACGTCGGAGGCATGCCGCTGATGCGCCAGGCCGCGCCGCTGACGATGCAATGGTGTCTCGATTGCCACCGCTCTCCTGAACGTTACCTGCGTCCTCGCGAGGCGGTTTTCGATCCGAACTGGCAGACCCCGAAGAACCAGGCCGAGGTCGGGCCCAAGCTTGCCGCAGGCTATCACATCAACACAGGTCATTTGACGGACTGCACGATATGCCACCGCTGA